The Steroidobacteraceae bacterium genomic interval TGATCACCCGCAGCGGCACGCGGTACGCGAGCAAATGGGCGAACGCTACCGCACCCTGCTAGGCCACTTTCGTCACGAGAGCGGGCATTTCTTCTTCCCGCGTCTGATCAGCGGCGATGCGCTCGTGCAATTTCGACAGCTCTTCGGCGATGAAAGCGCGGACTACAAGAGTGCTCTCGATCGCTACTATGCGCGGCCGCAGCCCGTAGCCATCAACGAGGACTACATCACGACCTATGCGAGCGCTCATCCGCATGAGGACTGGGCCGAATCATGGGCGCATTACCTGCACATCCAGGATGGACTCGAGACGGCCACTGCCTGGGGCCTGGTCACGACGACGTCGGGGGACTGGGTTGATGACTGGGTCGCGTTGGCGATACCGCTCAATGAAATGAACCGCAGCCTTGGCGGCGAGGACGTCTATCCCTTTGTGCTGTCAGCGCCTGTCGCAGCGAGATTGCGCTTCATCCATCGACAAGTCGCATCTTTGGTGGCGCAGCGGGCAGCCTGGGCAGGCGATCGAACGCGCTCTTGAGCCCTGCGTGCCAGGCCTGGCGCAGGGCCCTCAGGTATTCGTCGTCTTCATCCAGTATGAGGTGACGGCCGCCATTCATCAGGCGCGCCTCGCAGATGGCGAGCTCGATCGGCGGCCCGACGGTTGCATTGCTGCGCATGGTCGAGTCCATGGAAACGAGTGCGCAACGCGCGGCATCTTCGAGCGACAGGTCCGGCCGCACGATGCGATCGAGTATGGGCTTGCCATACTTGACCTCGCCCGCCTGCAGATACGGCGTGTGCGCCGAGGCGCGAATGTAATTGCCCTCGGGGTAGATGAGGAATATGTCCGGATTGCGACCCGCGATCTCGGCCCCGAGGACGAACGTGGCCTCCGGTTTGAAGTCGCTGTCGCCTTCGCGCTTGTGCTTGCGCGTTTCGGCGACATTGAGCATGCCGATGTATTCGGCCGCGTCGGACAGATGCGGCACAGTGGCCAGGCTGCGTTCGGCACTCTGCTCGAGATCGCGGCGCACCTGGGTGACGACCGCCTGCGAGGTTGCGAGATTGCCGGCCGACAGCAGCGTGAATGCGCGCTGGCCGTCACCGAGGAAGCGGTGCATCTTGCTGAAGGTACTGATGCGGTCGGGGCCCGCATTGGTGCGCGAGTCCGAAGCCAGCACGAGGCCCTGTTCGACTGATATGGCCAGGCAATAGGTCATGGCGGCGATACTATGCGAATCGACACGCAAGCAGAACCCCGGCCGGAGCAAATCCGGCCGGGACTGTGAGCTGCGTTCTAGCGATCGAGGCGGAACACCACCCGCACCTCATGCCAGGCGGCGATGGCGTTGCCGTCCGCAGTCGCCGCCAGGAAGCGCCAGTTGCGCCTTGCTTCGCGCAGCGCCGCCTCGTCGAGGGCCGCATAGCCGCTCGAGCGCGATACCCTTGCCTCGAGCACGCGTCCTTCGACACCTACCAGCACGGCGACATTGACCGCGCCTTCATGCCCCATGCGCACCTCCTGCGATGGATAGGGCGGCTGTGTCAACGGAAAGCGCGGATCGGCGCGCACTGAAGTCGGGGCGATTGCTGTGGGGCCCATGGCATCGCCACCCGGACTGATGCTGCCGTCCTGGTCGAGTGGCGGCGGCATGTCGTCCTGCGCCAGTTGCAATGGCTCTGGTGGCGGCAGTCGCTCGAATGTCGGCGTCCAGTCGGTGCTTGGCGCGGATGGCGGCGGCGTTTCGGTCGGCGCGGGCGGTTCCGCGATCACCGTCCATTGCATCGGTTCCGGCGCGTGCAGTCCATCGCGTACGTCGAGGACATTCATCAGCGCGATGATCAGCAGACCGTGGGCCGCGGCGACGCCGAGCATTGCCGCAGGCGAGCGGCGCAAGGCCAATGGCGATTGGCTGTCCATGGGCTCCCTCCGTCACATGACCTGGTCGGGCACCAGGCCTTCAGCCTTGAAACGGCCGGCCAGTCCCGGTGGGGTTAAGTGGCTGTTCACGAGGGTGTAGACTCGGGTGATGGCCGCGCCAAAGTCCATGCTCGAGCAATTGCGTCACTCCATCCTGAGCCTGGATCCGGAACATATCGACAAGCTCTACGGGCTCGAGCCCGTATATGAGCCCGTGCCCGATCACCGGCGTTCGGCATTGCGTGCCGTAGGCGCAGTGCAGTGCCCGCACTGCTGGCAGCACTATGAGGTCGCGATCGATCTCACGGCCGGCGATAGCTGCTATATCGAGGACTGCCAGGTCTGCTGCCAGCCGCTCGAGTTCGTCATCGAACTGGACGCCGACGGAGCGCTGGCCTCGATCAATGCCAGGCGCCTCGATCAATAGCACATGAAATCATTGCTCATATTCGTGCTCGCATTGCTGGCCGGGATCATTGCTACCCGATGGTGGCTGGAGCGCAGCGCCGCGCAGGCACAGGACCCGGTGCGCATCATGGTGACCGAGATTCGCACCCAGGGCATCATCGAGCACGAGCGCAGCATCGCCGTCTGGTATCGCGCCTGCCCGGAGGTGCCCGGTATCAATCCGGAGCTGTTCGTTGCCTGGCCTGCCAAGCTCAGTTTCGAGCTGCCGCTCGATGACATCGAGATCATCCGCGCGCCGGAAGGGCTGGAGGTGCGCACCTCGGCGCCGCGCATGGACGAACCACAGTTGCCGACGGACTTCCTCGACTATCTCGCAAGCACATCGGTGCTTTCGATCACCAACGAGCAGGAGTTGATCAATCGCGAGACCGCCAAGGCATCGCCGGTGGCTCGCTACCTCGCGAGCTATTTCCTGACGCGCGATCCGAAGCTGCGCGATGACATGGCGAGCGAGTTGCGCGCGCTTGTGGCGCGATTGTCCGGGGCGCTCGGCATCGCGGCGGACAACATTACCGTCACCATTCCCGCAAGCGAAGCGCGTCTACCACCGCTGCCGGCGCTGGAGTTGTGCGAGGGTACGGTCGCGGCCGTAAATGGCACGCCTTTCGCCCGGCTCGAAGACGGCCAGCTGGTGCCGGTGGCGCTTCGGGACAAGCCGCGAGGCGTGATCGGGGGCTGGACCCGCACGCGCCCTTGAGGGCGCTTCAACGCACGCGACTGACGCGGGTCGAATGCTTGCCATGTACCATCAGGAATGATCCGAGCGATGCGGCCTTGATCTCGACCGTATCGCCTTCTTCGAGCTGAAAGCGCGCATCGACGAACTTCTGCACCCACACCTGGCCATTTTCGAGCGTTACCACCATCTCGCCGCGCGGCCGTCGACCGATGTCCGTGACCTTGGCGGTCAATGACTCGAGCGACGGTGCTTTTTCCTTTTCGCGCTGCACCGCTTCCTTGGTGATCTCGCCGCGATAGCCGAAGCGTTCCTCAGGTGTTGCCGGCGTGGCAGGTGCCGCGGGCACGGCCGGTGTTGCGTCGCGCGCCTGGTCTGCCGCAGAGGCCGCATCGGACTTGGTCAAGCCGCCACCTGCGCGCGCGACTTCGCGGTCGTAGCAGTTGAGGCGTTTGAGCGAATCCGGTTCGGCAGCGCAGGCCCGCAAAGCCGGCGGCAGCTCATCGGCGAGAACCACGGATGAGCCGGCCATGCTCCAGGCCAGGATCGCAAGGGTGGCGATGCGTTCAATAGGACGGTGCATCATGTGATCTCCAGGAGTGGTGGCAACGCGCGCATCAGATGGTCCAGTCGGGCCGTTTGCCGCTATAGGCATCGATGGATTCGAACAGCGCCGTCACGAGGGCGCGCTCCTCTTCGGTCAGTTCGGGGCGCCAGATATCGAACAACAGGATGACGCGCGTCTCGCTGGTCGTATTGACGGCCTCGTGCTCGATCGTATCGTCGAAAACCCAGGCCTTGCCGTATTGCCATTCGCGCACGTCGTTGCCGACCCGGAACACGCAGCGGCCCGGGACAATGAGCGGCAGGTGGCAGATGAGGCGCGTGTTCACGATGCCGTTGTGCGGCGGTATGCGGGTGCCGCCTGTGAGCACCGAAAACAAAACGGACGGTGAGCGCTGCGGTACGCGCGCCAACGGCGCGTTGGCTAGCGCCGCCATGGTCCGGGGGCAGCGCTCGGCGTTTGGCGTCACCTCCGCACCGTGCTTGATGAGGTAGGCCGCGCTCCAGTCGGGATTGTCGCGCATGCCCTGCTGCGATTTGTTCGGCCGATCGGTCTTGCTCTGCACGTAGGGCGCGAAATCCTGCGGGCTTTTCATCAATTCGAGCAGCTCATCGCGAATGTCGTCGGTCGCGCTCTCGAGCTCATCCAGCCACGGAAACCGTTGGCGGTCGTAGAACTGGATCTGTGGCAGCTCGGGAAAATAGAAGTAGCGCGGTTGCTGTACATAGACCTGCTTGCGCCCGAGCAGCAGTTCGAGCGACTGGGTGAAACGCGGGCTGGCCCGCGCCGGATCGAAACCGCGCTCGCGCAGTGCGGAGGCAAGATGGTCCTGGTACTCGGCCAGGTAGCGTTCGGTCATCTGTTGCGCGCGCTCCAGCTCCGGCTTGAGATCCGCCGGCAGCGTGCGTTCGTCCGCGGCGCTTTGCAGAGCGGCCTGATAGAACGGTACGGCGGAGCGGCCATCGCCCTGACGCAGGAGGTGATCGCCCTTCAACATGAGGCCACGGATGTTGCGCGGCTCGATCGCGAGCAGCTGCTCGACGGCGGCCATCTTCGCCTCATGGTCGTTGAGCGCGAGACTGGCGTAGGCGAGCCCGACGAAGACGGTGGCGTCGCGGCGCCCCGATTCCAATGCCTGCAGCAGATGCGCCCGTGCCGCGCGCGCATCGCCGCGGCGCAGCGCGTCCGTGCCCGCCTGGAGCTGCCGGGTGGCGTCGTCGAGTGGTCGCGTTTCGTTCACGTTGGTTGAGCCGCGCGGCGGAAACTCCAATTATGACGCATCGCGTGCCCGCTTGCCGCCGTGTATCCTTGAGCTCTCGGCCGGACCGCGTGTTAGTCCGGCCTGTGCCAGGCGGGGCCTGAACGTGTTTCTCAAAATCAAGAACCTGCTGAATGCGACCGAGACCGATCGCCTGCGGCAACTGTCCCACGAGCTGCCGTTCGTCGAGGGGCGGGTGTCGAACCCTGCGAACACGACCAAGAACAATCTGCAGATCGATACCCAGGACAGCCGCTACGCCGAGTCCGTGCAGATCGTCAACGCTGCGCTGTGGCGGTCGCGCGAATTCGTCGACTTCGCCATGCCGAAGCGCCTGGCGCCTCCGCTCCTGTGCCGTTATGACGCTGCCATGCAGTACGGTGCGCATGCGGACGCCGCCATCCTGCAGATTGGCAACGCCCGCTTGCGCTCGGACTTGTCGTGCACTGTGTTCATCAACGATCCGTCGAGCTACGACGGCGGCGAGTTGTCCATCGTGCTTGGCAACCAGGCATTGCCCTTCAAAGGACAGGCTGGCGAGGCGATCGTCTATCCGTCAACGACCTTGCACGAAGTCGTGGCCGTGCGCGACGGCCAGAGGCTGGTGTCGATCACATTCATCGAGAGTTTCATTGCCGATCAGTTCCAGCGCCAGCAGGTCTATGAGCTGAACGAACTCGCGGCAATTGAAGGCAACAATATGCAGTGGGAGAGCCGGGTACGGCTCGATGTCGTGCGGCAGAATCTGCTGCGCATGTGGTCGACGACCTAGGCAAGGCCGTTCGGGAATACCCGCGCGACCCGGGGCTCGCTCCTGGCAAGCTTCTCGAGCCACGCGAGGCCGCGGCGGATTTCGTCGCGATGCGCACGTCGCGCATCGTCCAGTATCTCGCGCCGCAATGCCGGTGAATACGCGTGCTCGGGCGCTTTCGAATAGCGTGTCAGGGCCGGGCTTGCGGCAACGCGAGCGAGCACCTGCGCATCGGTTGGCAGACCAAAATGATCTAGGATCGTTCGCAGCTCAGCGGCCAGGTTCGCGAGCAGATCATCGAAGTCAACCGCTCGTACCCTGCCGGCAAAGCCCTCCAGGCATTGCAGCTCGCTCAGTGTCTCGGTGAGCCAGCTCATGGCGGCCAGCTCGCCGACCGACAAGCCATGAAGCGGCGCGACCGGTGCATGCAGCGCCTGTACCAGTCGGCGCATGCGTGCCGGCCCGTGACCACGCAGGTCGAGCGCCGAATTGGCGCCGCCGAGCAAAGTCGCCAGATAGGGCTCGGCCTTGAGGTTGAGGTACACCGCGCGCGCTGGCGGAGATTCCTCGAGCAGCGTCGGCGCCAGGCGCCCCGCGCTGCTGGTCGCCTTGACGAGCACGGCCCGGGTGTCGCCATAGCCACGCTGCCAGGCCTTGAGAAACAGCCGCAGCAGGGCCATGTAGCCAGCATTGCTCAGCAACGAGTCCGGCCCGCCCAGGTGGTCGTGAAGATCCGCGAGCGTGCGGAGCGATTGCGGTTCGCGCAGTCCCAGTACGGCGCCGGTTTCATCGAGCAGCCGGCTCAGCAAGGTCGAGCCGACATGGCCGGTGTGAAAAATGAAGTGCAGCGGCCGGGCAGGCACCCCGCGATCAATCGCTTCTGCAGCCGCAGCCAGCGGCACCCAGCTGCCGCGCAGGTCGTGTCGCAGCATGCGGTCGTCGAGGAAACTCTGTTGGCGGTAATCGTCAGCCTTGAGCGCGATCAGCAATATGGCCTGACGTACGACATCGACATTGTGAGGCCAGACGTCCGGCGTGCGCGCGAGGCGCTCGAGCAGGTCACGAGCTAGCGCATCGGATGAGTTGGTATTCATGGGTGGCGCGGGCGCGAAGTAAAGCCTGAGCCTAACATCATCGACCGACGCCCCAAAAAAAACGGCGGCCTCCTTGCGGGGGCCGCCGTCGGTCTTTGGGACCTTACTTAGCGGACGATCAGAACTTCACCGACACGTTGGTGAAGAAGAACCGGCCGAGGGCTTCGTAGGACTGCGGGTAGGTATTGCCGTTACCCGTGGTACCCACGCTCGCGCTCAGCGGCGGATCCTTGTCCGTGATGTTGTTGATGCCCAAGCGCACATCGACCTTGTCGTTCACGGCCCAGGAGCCGGTCAGATCGAAGTAGTTGAACGAACTGAAGCTGCTATCGAGGCGGGTGGCCGTATTGTTGAACAATTCAACCGACCCGATGTAGCGCCAGGTGAGGGCCAGATCGATGCCATCCCAGGGGGTCGCCCAGCCGATGCGTGCACGATGGCGCCACTTCGGTGTCGGCGTTCCGCAGGATGACGAGAACTGGCCTACGCAGTCATACGGTGCCAGGCCGGGGCCCGGTTCCGTGATGAGTTCCTGCGCATGCGTGCCCTGCAGGCTGAAGTTCAGCTTGCCGGCACGGCCGATCTCGAGGCCCGAGTAACCGAGCTGCAGGTCGAAACCCTTGGTCTTCAATGAGCCGATGTTGATGTTGAGATCCTGCACGTTGCCGGACCCGACCCACAGCTGGCCCAGTGCATTGCGCACAATGCGCGAGCAGGCAGCCGCATCGTCGTTGTTGTAGCAGGCGTTCAGGGTGTTTTCGGCACCAAAGGTCGAGATGGTCTTGTCGATCTTGATGTCGTAGTAGTCGACCGAGGCGTACAGGCCCGGGGCGAAGGTCGGCGTGAACACCACGCCGAAGGTCAGCGTGTCGGACTCTTCCGGGTCCAGGGACGGGTTGCCGCCCTGGAGGAAGTTGTACTGACCCGCCGGGCTGTCGAGTGCGGCCGAGCCGAATTGGGCGGTCGGCACGCCCGTCGCGACGCACTTGGCAAGCGTGGCATTCGGGTTGGGCGCCGCGGCGCCACAGGGATCGCCGTTCATGTCGAACAGGTTGAAGCCCTGTGCGGTGAACAACTCGAGGATGTTCGCCGCTCGGATGGCACGCTGGAAGCTGGCACGGAAGCGGACGTCCTGCACAGGCGCCCAGTCGCCACCGATTTTCCAGGTGTTGGTGGAAATGCCACCGCCGTAATCGGAGTAGCGATAGGCGATGTCCAGGCCGAGCTGCTGCGCACCGGGATGATCCTGTACGAGTGGAATGCGGCCTTCCATGAAGATTTCCTTCACGTCGACCGCGCCCGACACGGGCAGCTGCGGGCCGCCGGCACCTGCCGGATCCGCCGTTGCAATCAGCTCGTCAGGAGCAAACTGCAGTTTGTCGCGACGATACTCGACACCGATGGCGACCTTCATCGACTCGGCGGCGGCCGGGCTCTTCCAGCCGAAGTTGCCGAGGTCGCCGGTGACGGTTGCGTTGACGATGTTCTGGTCGATGACCGTCTGGGCCAGCGTCGGCACCTGGAGGTAATCCGTCGCCGCCTGGGTTACGCCACCGATCGAGAAAATGTTGTAGGGCACACAGTTCGGATCTGTGCCATTGACCACCGAACGGCAGGTCGGCACGCCACCGACGTCGACTACGTCGAGGGCATTTCGCAACCGACGCGAGGAGAAGTCGTTGGTCTGGAACAGGTCCATGCTCTTGCGGGAGAACTGGGCGCTGATGTCGTAGTCCCAGCCTTCCGCCATGGCGCCCTTGACACCACCGACAGCGCGCAGCGATGTCGAGTGGAAGTCGTAACGGCGACCGCCGCCTTCGACATTGCGGCGACCGATGTACATCGAGGTGATGTCATCGGCTGCAATGTTGGCTGCCGAGCAACCGATATCCGCCGCCTGCGAAGCCGACAACAGCGGATTGCCGCAGTTGATGGTGCCGGTGACGAAAAAGTTACCGCTGGGCGCGATCTGGGCGATGGTGCGGTTGTCGGCGTACATGATCTGCGTGTACACGTCCGCATTCTCGTTGATCTCGTAGTGGCCCATGGCGCCCACGGTGTAGCGGGTGTCCGGTCGCTGGAAGTAGTTGAGCGGGCCGAAGTTGTACTGATCGCGGTTACCGTTCCAGGGCTGGAAGGTATCGCCCGTGGCGGGATCGAGCGTGAAGTCAAACGTTGCGAAGTCCGTGAAACGACCGGGGTAAGCCGTGCTCGAACCGCCGCAGGTGAACGATGCGCCCGTAGCGCTTCCCAACGAGCAAGAGGAGTAGTCGTAGCTCGCCTGCAGGATGGGATCGTTGCGGCGATAGGTCGCATAGGCCGTGATGTTGCCGCGGCCATCGGGAGTGCCGACACCGACCAGCATCGAGCCTTCGCGGCTGTAGCCGACGTTGACGTTGTCCTCGGGCAGCTGGAACTGCGACGGATTCGTGACACCGCGACCGGCGATCACGTCGCGCAGCGGCACAGCGCCGGGGCCGCCATAACCGTTGCTGTGCGAGTAGAAGCCGTACTGGCCGCTGAACTCCACGCCTTCGAAGTTCTTCTTCATGATGAAGTTGACGACACCCGCGATCGCGTCCGAGCCGTAGACCGCAGAGGCGCCGCCGGTGAGCACTTCGACGCGCTCGACCATGCTGGTCGGGATTTCGTTCAAATCGCCGGCCGAGTTGTTGGCATCGCCATAGGGCAGGCGGCGGCCATCAACCAGCACCAGGGTGCGACGCGAGCCCAGGTTACGCAGGCTGATCGTCGCTGTGCCGGTGGCGCCGTTCGATACGGTCGAATTCTGCGCAGCGAAGGCCTGCGGCAGCTGATTGATGAGGTCTTCAACGCGCGTTACACCTTGCAGCTTGACGTCGGCATCGGTGACTTGCGTGACCGGGCTGGTGGTCGTCAGATTCGGTTGCGAAATGCGTGAACCTGTGACGACGACCGTTTCCAGGCTGTCCTGGTCCTGGTCCTGGGCAAGTGCAGGCGACGCCACACCGGCCGCTACCGCACTCAGCATGAGTGCCTGGCGGACTGCGCGGGCAACCTGATTCTGTTGATCCATTTCCTTCCTCCTGCGAACGGCGGGACCGTTCATGAATTTTTTGTTTCGAAACTGATTCAGTTGACCGCAAGAGCCACGCAAAGCGGACTCGGACGGTCCCCGGGGACTTTTCAAGTGGCGCGCATGATAGCAATAAATGCCCGCTCCGCAAGCGTTTGTGGCAAAATTGACACAACCGGCGACGCAACAGTCGTGGGACGTAACCGTGACGCGGCATGCCGGATGGGACGAACTGCTTGGCGAGCCGCCGAACCGGGGCAATTTGCCGCCGATCTGTGGCTGATTCGCAACAGAACACCCGTCGACATGCTAAGGTCGCGCCCCCAGTTCGACACGGATATCGGTTTAAATGCCGGCCATGGCCAACGAAGATTTCCGCCTGCTGCTCGATCAGGGTCTCACCGCGCACCAGCAGGGCCGGATTCCCGAGGCGCTGACGGCGTTTCGCGCCGCCATCGAGCTGGAACCCGAGGACGCCGAGGTCGCGAGCCTTCTGGGCTCTGCGCTTGCCCAGAGCGAGTGGCGCGAACACGCGCTCGGTTTCCTGCAACGGGCGGTGGAACTCGAGCCGGAGCAAATCGGTTTTCGGATGAACCTCGCCGAGGGGCTGGTGCGGCTCGGCGAGTTCGCAAGAGCCCAGCAGGAGTTTCGCGCCGTGTTGATGCGCGACCCGGGCCACGTGCGGGCCTGGGACCGCAGCGGCGATGTGGCGATGCGTCTCAATGACCTCAACAGCGCCCGTGAAGCCTGGACACAGGCGCGCATGCTGGCGCCCAAGGGCCTCGAGCCCGCGCTCAAACTCATATCGCTGGAAATGCAGCGCGGTGAGCTCGGTCGCGCCCAGGAATTGCTCGATCGGCTCGCCGAGCAATTTGCAGGCGATACGCGCCTGCTCGCGTTGCAGACGGACCTGCATGCCCTGACGGGCGATTGGCCGGCCTATGCCAGCAGCGTCGATGCCTGGCTGCGTCAACAGCCGGGCGATCCTGCGGCCTGGCGCTCGCTCGCCCGTCTGCATGGCGAGATGGGCCGGTTCCGCGACGCGACCAACGCCTACGGACGCGTGCTCGCGCTCGAAGCGCCGAATGTGGCCGACCTGACGACCTTTGCCAACTGGTCGCTGCAGGCGCTCGATGTCGATGCCGCCGATGGTGCACTCGCGCAGGCCGGCGAGCTTGCCCCGGAGGACGCGCGGCTCCTCACGACGCGGGCATTGCGCTCGCTCTATGTTGGCCGCTTCGGTGATGCGGAAGCCGACTGTCTGCGCTGCCTGGCACTCGAGCGCGACAATCCGGCTGCACTCATTACGTTGTCGCGCCTGCGTCGCGGGCGCATGAGTGAGGCCGAACTCGCGGGCCTTTCGCGCATTGCCGCAATGCGGAGCGCACCGGTCGATGTGCGCATCGCCGCGGGTTTCGCAGTCGCCCATGCCCACGAGGCGGGCGGCGAGCCTGCGGCCGCATTCGCCGCGCTCGAGGCTGCGCATGGCCAGGCTCGTGCGCGCGACCGCGCCCTGGCGCGCGGGTTCAGTGTCGAGGGGCTCGGGCGGCGCCGTGAGCTGCTGCTCAGCCTGTCCTTGCCCGCAGTGGAGAAGGCTCCTCCTGCGCCCGCGCGACCGATATTCATCGTCGGCATGCCACGGAATGGATCGACGCTCATCGAAGCCGTGCTCGCGGCTCATCCACAGGTATTGGGTTGCGGTGAGCGCCAGGCCTTGCCGCAGGTCATGGACGCATTGGTCGCACTGACAGGTGCGGGGCGCGAGATTGACGCGCGCTTTCTGGCAGACGCGCGCCAAACCTATTACGCCGGTCTGCCAAATCTCGGAGCGGCCGATCGTTTCACCGACAAGCAGCCGTTCAATTTCGAGGCCATCGGCCTGATCGCGCATCTGTTCCCGGATGCGGTGATCATCGCCCTGCGTCGTAACCCGGTTGCAAACTGTCTGTCGATCTACCGCCAGCCGCTCCATCGCAACTGGGCATTTGCGCATGAGTTCAGCGATATCGCGGCCGTGTATGCGCACCACCAGCACTTGTTGCAGGCATTCGAAGAACAATTTCCCGGTCGCATGGTCCAGGTGAACTACGAGGACTGGCTAGCGGATCTGCCCGCCGCCGCGCGCGCGCTCCTCGCTGCCTGCGGCCTCCCGTGGCACGAGGACTGCCTGCAGTATCGACAGGCGGCGCGTCCGATTACCACCTTGAGCGCCGTCGATGTGCGTGCGCCGTTGCGCGGGGTCGATGACCAGCTCGCAAAATACGCGTCGCAGCTTCCTGCCATCGAGGCCGCCCTGCGCGCAGCCGGAGTCGACCCGGCCACCGGGCAGCTGACCCTGGGGCGATGATCGCGGCGAACCATGGATAGAGCGCAACTGCTCGCGAGCGCTCTGCCGCCGGCGGATTTCAACTACGAACTGGGCTGCATCCAGAGGAGTGAAGGTCGGCTCGATGCGGCACTGGAATCGTTCGCAAAGGCCATCGCGCTCAAGGTGGCGCGCCCCGAAGAGGCCCATCTCAATCGCGCCGTGATCTACGCCGACGGGCTTCGCGACAGCGTCTCGGCGGAGCGCGAACTGAATGCCGCGCTCGCTTGCAACCCGGGTTACCTGCCCGCGCTCCTGAACCTCGGCAATCTGCACGAGGACCGCGGCCAGCGTCAGCAAGCTGCGGATTGCTACGAGCGCATTCTCGCGAGCAACCCCGATCAGCCAATCGCACTCGCGCGCCTCGCTGGGCTCACCCGGCCCGACGGACTATCGAATCCGCTGCTGCAGCGCATGGCAAGTGCCATCGCCGATGGCGCGACGTCACCCGCCGACCGCGCAACCCTGGGATTTGCACTGGGCCGCTGGCTCGATGCCGGCGGCGATTACCCGAACGCCTTCCGGACCTATTCGCGGGCGAACCGCGACAGCCGTGCCGCTGCCGGCGAGGTCGCGGCCTATGACGGCACCGTCCAGCAGCGGCTCACCGACGCCATCATCGCAGCCTTCCCGCCGGGGCATCGGCAGCTCGAGGCGGACCCGCGATCGCCACCGCCCGTATTTATCTGTGGCATGTTCCGCTCTGGCTCGACGCTGTC includes:
- a CDS encoding sulfotransferase — encoded protein: MDRAQLLASALPPADFNYELGCIQRSEGRLDAALESFAKAIALKVARPEEAHLNRAVIYADGLRDSVSAERELNAALACNPGYLPALLNLGNLHEDRGQRQQAADCYERILASNPDQPIALARLAGLTRPDGLSNPLLQRMASAIADGATSPADRATLGFALGRWLDAGGDYPNAFRTYSRANRDSRAAAGEVAAYDGTVQQRLTDAIIAAFPPGHRQLEADPRSPPPVFICGMFRSGSTLSEQILAAHPDVTAGGELNLLPALVRARFAPFPQSLATASTELLREAARDYLAQVGRLFPGARLITDKRPDNFFYVGLIKTLFPQARIVHSLRNALDNCLSVYFLHLDQRMSYALDLADIGHYYLQYRRLMAHWKALYGESMLELDYDALVREPEPEVRQLLAFCGLGFDPACLRPELTRTAVRTASVWQVREPIHAESSGRWRHYRQQLAPLIDILRSGGVELPD
- a CDS encoding sulfotransferase, yielding MANEDFRLLLDQGLTAHQQGRIPEALTAFRAAIELEPEDAEVASLLGSALAQSEWREHALGFLQRAVELEPEQIGFRMNLAEGLVRLGEFARAQQEFRAVLMRDPGHVRAWDRSGDVAMRLNDLNSAREAWTQARMLAPKGLEPALKLISLEMQRGELGRAQELLDRLAEQFAGDTRLLALQTDLHALTGDWPAYASSVDAWLRQQPGDPAAWRSLARLHGEMGRFRDATNAYGRVLALEAPNVADLTTFANWSLQALDVDAADGALAQAGELAPEDARLLTTRALRSLYVGRFGDAEADCLRCLALERDNPAALITLSRLRRGRMSEAELAGLSRIAAMRSAPVDVRIAAGFAVAHAHEAGGEPAAAFAALEAAHGQARARDRALARGFSVEGLGRRRELLLSLSLPAVEKAPPAPARPIFIVGMPRNGSTLIEAVLAAHPQVLGCGERQALPQVMDALVALTGAGREIDARFLADARQTYYAGLPNLGAADRFTDKQPFNFEAIGLIAHLFPDAVIIALRRNPVANCLSIYRQPLHRNWAFAHEFSDIAAVYAHHQHLLQAFEEQFPGRMVQVNYEDWLADLPAAARALLAACGLPWHEDCLQYRQAARPITTLSAVDVRAPLRGVDDQLAKYASQLPAIEAALRAAGVDPATGQLTLGR